The proteins below come from a single Halomonas binhaiensis genomic window:
- a CDS encoding 3-hydroxyacyl-CoA dehydrogenase NAD-binding domain-containing protein gives MAEPKRYGQVHFRREGEIAVITIDNPPVNSSTDAVRKGILSALASIDAEQVHAVVLTGAGRHLMAGADLRELENQPTEPTLPQVTAALEACPVPVIAAIKGHTLGGGLELALACDARLATTDAVLGMPEVSVGIIPGAGGTQRLPRAVGLSAAIDMIVTGKPINASRALDLGLVDQLLASTDADAQYAEILAFARDYQAGKQPLSAQTPDPSDSAALEEQAQQLVTRARGLPAATVAAEVVLNAARLSFTDGVAQERAQFLALRGSEPAQALRYLFFTERAKPFVPQQPVQPRALERIAVIGAGTMGSGIALCALNAGYHVDLIELNSAALDAGIHRIMSELEGDVSRQRLSAEQREAHLARLAPSEDIQVAAHADLVIEAIIEDLSAKQSLFNTLAGIVRKDTLLATNTSYLDIDVITADIPYPERVLGLHFFSPAHRMSLLEIVRGASTHDEVLCTAMAFASRLKKKAIIVANAWGFVGNRLYAAYRRQCEFMLEEGASPEKIDTAIEAYGFAMGPFKVADMSGLDIAWKMRQQTADSRHLRRYVGIPDLICEAGRLGRKTGKGYYRYDKSQLQSDPDVAEIIAVYRADKGIVPKTFSVEDIQQRAVLALINEALLLLGEGVCQRPEDIDIALAHGYGFPRWRGGPIFIARRMQLNQLNAALDRFVAVSGKGQERGDATLIALDANRIQQ, from the coding sequence ATGGCTGAACCAAAGCGCTACGGCCAGGTTCATTTTCGGCGCGAGGGGGAGATAGCCGTGATCACCATCGACAATCCCCCCGTCAACAGCAGTACGGATGCGGTACGCAAGGGAATCCTGTCCGCCCTGGCGAGCATCGATGCTGAGCAGGTTCACGCAGTCGTCCTGACCGGAGCCGGCCGGCACCTGATGGCCGGTGCCGATCTGCGCGAACTCGAGAACCAACCGACGGAGCCTACCCTGCCCCAGGTTACGGCAGCCCTGGAAGCCTGTCCGGTGCCGGTTATCGCTGCCATCAAGGGTCACACCCTCGGCGGGGGCCTGGAGTTGGCTCTAGCCTGTGATGCAAGGCTGGCAACGACCGATGCGGTCCTTGGCATGCCGGAGGTCAGCGTCGGCATCATCCCGGGAGCCGGAGGTACCCAGCGTCTGCCGCGCGCGGTCGGCCTGTCAGCCGCGATCGACATGATCGTCACAGGCAAGCCGATCAACGCCTCTCGCGCCCTGGACCTGGGGCTGGTCGACCAGTTACTGGCCAGCACCGACGCGGACGCCCAATACGCCGAAATCCTGGCTTTCGCCCGAGATTACCAAGCGGGTAAACAGCCATTGAGCGCACAAACGCCCGACCCCAGCGACAGCGCCGCACTGGAGGAACAAGCACAGCAGCTGGTTACCCGCGCCCGTGGCTTGCCGGCTGCAACCGTGGCGGCCGAGGTTGTTCTCAATGCGGCAAGACTGAGCTTCACCGACGGAGTCGCCCAAGAGCGCGCACAATTTCTTGCCCTGCGTGGCAGCGAACCGGCGCAGGCATTGCGCTACCTGTTCTTCACCGAACGCGCCAAACCCTTCGTGCCGCAGCAGCCGGTGCAGCCTCGTGCACTTGAGCGCATCGCGGTGATTGGTGCCGGCACCATGGGCAGCGGCATTGCCCTCTGTGCTCTGAACGCTGGCTACCATGTCGACCTGATTGAATTGAATTCGGCCGCACTCGACGCCGGCATCCATCGCATCATGAGCGAACTGGAAGGTGATGTCAGCCGACAGCGTTTGAGCGCCGAGCAACGCGAGGCTCACTTGGCTCGCCTGGCACCGAGCGAGGATATTCAGGTCGCCGCTCATGCGGACCTGGTGATCGAAGCAATCATAGAAGATCTCAGCGCCAAGCAGTCGCTGTTCAACACTCTGGCCGGGATCGTGCGTAAGGACACCCTGCTGGCAACCAACACATCCTATCTCGATATTGACGTGATCACGGCCGATATCCCGTACCCGGAACGTGTACTTGGCCTGCACTTCTTCAGCCCCGCCCATCGCATGTCACTGCTGGAGATTGTACGCGGAGCGTCGACCCATGACGAAGTGCTATGCACGGCAATGGCCTTCGCCAGCAGGCTGAAGAAGAAGGCGATCATCGTCGCCAACGCCTGGGGCTTTGTCGGCAACCGACTCTATGCCGCCTACCGGCGTCAGTGCGAGTTCATGCTCGAAGAAGGCGCCAGTCCAGAAAAGATCGACACCGCGATCGAGGCCTACGGCTTCGCCATGGGGCCATTCAAGGTGGCCGACATGTCGGGGCTGGATATTGCTTGGAAGATGCGCCAGCAGACCGCCGATAGCCGTCACCTGCGGCGCTATGTCGGCATTCCGGACCTGATCTGTGAAGCCGGACGGCTCGGGCGCAAGACCGGCAAGGGCTACTACCGCTACGACAAGAGTCAGCTACAGTCCGACCCGGACGTTGCCGAGATCATCGCCGTCTACCGCGCGGACAAGGGCATCGTGCCCAAGACATTCAGTGTCGAAGACATACAGCAGCGCGCCGTACTGGCACTGATCAACGAAGCCCTGCTGCTGCTCGGCGAAGGCGTCTGCCAGCGTCCCGAAGATATCGATATCGCCCTGGCGCATGGCTACGGCTTTCCACGCTGGCGCGGCGGTCCGATCTTCATTGCCCGCCGGATGCAACTGAACCAACTCAATGCAGCCCTCGATCGGTTCGTCGCTGTCAGTGGCAAAGGCCAGGAACGGGGTGACGCCACCCTGATAGCCCTTGATGCCAATAGGATTCAGCAGTGA
- a CDS encoding acyl-CoA thioesterase, whose product MATETTDNASAINDAAGVKQFFTGQPTRKPIGQPASLTLRYEYRTMRHYFEASIKPRFSETDMRGHINNTVIPVWLADGRAALFREELGSRIPTMVVNLNVNFSRELHWGALVMARTNVERIGNSSIRFAQELWQNEHRCVQACTTVVTLDMETRRPIRVPDRERTLLEPYLLKDAG is encoded by the coding sequence ATGGCGACAGAGACCACCGACAACGCCTCTGCCATCAATGACGCAGCCGGCGTCAAGCAGTTCTTCACTGGCCAGCCGACTCGTAAACCTATTGGTCAGCCGGCTTCTCTGACTCTCCGGTATGAGTACAGGACCATGCGCCACTATTTCGAAGCATCGATCAAGCCGCGCTTCAGCGAAACCGATATGCGCGGCCATATCAATAACACCGTGATTCCCGTCTGGCTGGCGGATGGTCGGGCGGCACTGTTCCGCGAGGAACTCGGATCCCGGATACCGACCATGGTCGTCAACCTGAACGTCAATTTCAGCCGCGAACTCCACTGGGGAGCCCTGGTGATGGCACGGACGAACGTGGAAAGGATCGGCAACAGCTCCATCCGCTTCGCCCAGGAACTCTGGCAAAACGAGCATCGGTGCGTGCAGGCGTGTACCACCGTCGTGACCCTGGACATGGAGACTCGCAGGCCAATACGCGTACCTGACCGCGAAAGAACCCTCCTGGAGCCTTATCTGCTAAAGGATGCTGGCTAA
- a CDS encoding AraC family transcriptional regulator yields the protein MTSPLISLEQASSDDGPPLIAASRLSNGARVTQRHHHTRGQLLGATHGLLSVDTGNSCWVVPATHAVWIPPNVVHGLRSHGPFAGWSVYVTETLCTDLPCQPCTLAVSGLLREAVTRASSWGEGSLDEAQTRLAGVILDEIRILPQVALGLPMPQDPRLLKIARALSDQPGDRRRLEEWATWANIAPRTLSRRFVAETGFSFTEWRQRVRMLRALELLASGRSVTAIALDLGYDNASAFIALFRHMFGVTPGQYAPLMG from the coding sequence ATGACGAGTCCACTGATTTCCCTTGAGCAAGCTTCCTCAGATGATGGCCCACCGTTGATTGCAGCATCGCGGTTGTCCAATGGGGCACGTGTGACTCAGCGTCATCACCACACACGTGGACAATTGCTGGGAGCCACCCATGGGTTGCTGTCGGTTGATACGGGCAATAGCTGTTGGGTTGTCCCGGCGACCCATGCCGTATGGATACCGCCCAACGTCGTTCATGGGCTACGTTCTCACGGGCCATTCGCAGGTTGGAGTGTGTATGTCACGGAAACCCTCTGCACAGACTTGCCCTGCCAACCGTGCACACTGGCTGTTTCTGGCCTGTTGCGCGAAGCGGTGACACGGGCTTCATCATGGGGTGAGGGGAGCCTGGATGAGGCGCAGACACGCCTGGCAGGTGTGATTCTGGACGAAATTCGTATTCTGCCCCAGGTGGCACTGGGCCTGCCGATGCCACAGGACCCGCGCCTGTTGAAGATAGCCCGTGCACTGTCGGACCAACCAGGTGACAGGAGGCGACTGGAAGAGTGGGCAACCTGGGCAAACATTGCACCACGTACACTGTCGCGCCGTTTCGTGGCCGAAACGGGTTTCAGCTTTACCGAATGGCGGCAACGCGTTCGCATGTTGAGAGCCCTAGAGTTGCTGGCCTCGGGCAGATCGGTGACAGCAATCGCACTGGACCTTGGTTATGACAACGCCAGCGCCTTCATTGCCTTGTTCCGGCATATGTTCGGCGTGACTCCGGGACAATATGCGCCACTGATGGGCTAA
- a CDS encoding sulfite exporter TauE/SafE family protein, translated as MEFLNLDLSVGLVAALMLAAFAAGFIDSVAGGGGLILVPSFILAGLPPQVALGQEKIVSTLGTLAAIRNFMKNRKVIWKAVATGIPAGLVGAYVGAETILFFDPDTVGKIILALLPVGIILSFMPKKDHHEGMQHFSPFKLYVGVPVTVFLIGFYDGFFGPGTGSFLILALHFILRFDLISASANSKLFNFSSNIGALVAFMFAGKVLYLLAIPLVLANLAGNHLGSSSALKYGPRMVSSTLSVSMLLLMGSLGYKYVI; from the coding sequence ATGGAGTTTCTCAACCTGGATCTCTCAGTAGGGCTGGTGGCAGCCTTGATGCTGGCAGCTTTTGCCGCAGGGTTTATCGATAGCGTAGCTGGTGGAGGTGGGTTGATCTTGGTGCCTTCCTTTATCCTCGCTGGATTGCCTCCACAGGTAGCACTGGGTCAGGAGAAAATAGTCAGTACCTTGGGGACGCTCGCTGCAATCCGAAATTTCATGAAGAATCGTAAGGTAATCTGGAAGGCGGTCGCTACTGGTATTCCGGCTGGTTTGGTCGGTGCCTATGTAGGGGCTGAAACGATCCTCTTTTTTGATCCAGATACGGTGGGGAAGATTATCCTGGCCCTGTTGCCAGTCGGCATCATTCTATCTTTCATGCCGAAGAAGGACCATCACGAAGGGATGCAGCACTTCTCCCCATTCAAGTTGTACGTGGGCGTTCCGGTTACGGTCTTTCTGATTGGCTTCTATGATGGTTTCTTTGGCCCCGGCACGGGAAGTTTCCTGATACTGGCTTTACATTTCATTCTGCGTTTCGATTTGATATCGGCATCTGCTAACTCGAAGCTATTCAATTTCTCTTCTAATATTGGGGCATTGGTAGCGTTCATGTTCGCGGGGAAGGTGCTCTATCTCTTGGCAATACCGTTAGTGCTGGCAAACTTGGCAGGTAACCATCTTGGTAGCAGCTCGGCACTTAAATACGGCCCTCGGATGGTTAGCAGTACGTTATCGGTCTCGATGCTGCTACTGATGGGGTCTCTAGGATATAAGTATGTGATATAG
- a CDS encoding NAD(P)-dependent oxidoreductase: protein MSALKVAFVGLGVMGYPMAGHLARNGYPTTVYNRTRARADSWASEFQGQAVSTPREAASNADIVFVCVGNDDDVRSVIYGDDGVLAGMKPSGVLVDHTTTSAHLSIELANACEKNGCSFIDAPVSGGQAGAENGCLTVMCGGDESAFRNVEAVMRSYSRQVQLMGESGQGQRCKMVNQICIAGVLQGLSEALLLAEKAGLPIEKVVDTLQHGAAGSWQMVNRLETMAKDEFDFGFAIDWMRKDLGICMDEAATYGVRLPMTEAVDQRYQLLQREGLGRMDTSVLVRALKRDGEKALA from the coding sequence ATGAGCGCCTTGAAAGTAGCCTTCGTTGGTCTGGGAGTCATGGGTTATCCAATGGCGGGTCATTTGGCTCGTAACGGATATCCAACCACTGTGTATAACCGGACACGTGCGAGAGCAGACTCCTGGGCTTCCGAGTTCCAAGGTCAAGCGGTATCGACACCACGAGAAGCCGCCAGCAATGCCGACATCGTTTTTGTGTGTGTCGGTAATGATGACGATGTGCGTAGCGTGATCTATGGCGATGACGGAGTGCTCGCAGGCATGAAGCCTAGTGGCGTGCTTGTAGACCACACGACAACCTCTGCGCATCTGTCGATCGAGCTAGCAAATGCCTGTGAAAAGAATGGCTGTTCATTTATTGATGCTCCAGTGTCCGGAGGGCAGGCTGGTGCGGAGAACGGCTGTCTGACCGTCATGTGTGGAGGAGATGAATCGGCATTCCGTAACGTTGAGGCAGTGATGCGGAGCTACTCACGTCAGGTACAGCTGATGGGGGAAAGCGGACAAGGGCAGCGCTGCAAAATGGTAAACCAGATTTGTATTGCCGGGGTGTTGCAAGGTTTGAGTGAGGCCTTGTTACTGGCAGAAAAAGCGGGGCTACCCATTGAAAAAGTCGTTGATACCCTGCAGCACGGAGCGGCTGGTTCCTGGCAGATGGTGAACCGTTTGGAAACCATGGCCAAGGATGAATTTGACTTTGGATTTGCTATCGACTGGATGCGCAAGGATCTGGGGATCTGCATGGACGAAGCTGCCACCTATGGTGTTCGCTTGCCAATGACAGAAGCCGTGGACCAGCGTTACCAACTGCTGCAGCGAGAAGGGTTGGGGCGTATGGATACATCGGTACTCGTAAGGGCCTTGAAAAGAGATGGTGAGAAAGCGCTGGCTTAA
- a CDS encoding TauD/TfdA family dioxygenase, translated as MGMLQMHKEFAGEDLPVSECHISYQSSAVIREHFSQLALQNDREWLDASEWLGAQLAYALSPDVVGTIRSFGKNAQQSALVIRGLPIDHHLPPTPYKGYESPESSPLANAIHIGLYHLAGLRPVAYQNENGGQLFRHVVPASGGRGQRSSHGSKLTFGFHVDNPDLPLTPEPLGDCSACPEFLSLLAMRSDLKVRSSIALLDKVLGDLNANVISHLCESEFLISRPDSFAEGKKTCLPLLVFCDAGVAFCRYDKENTAPLTSRAAAALLMFEAALERVENQIATVFLPGDLLIIRNQRTLHRREGYQPRDDGADRWLIRLFGMQSWARLKSVSKEKSHIGLD; from the coding sequence ATGGGTATGTTGCAGATGCATAAGGAGTTTGCAGGGGAGGACTTGCCTGTTAGTGAGTGTCACATCTCTTATCAATCCTCAGCAGTGATAAGAGAGCACTTCAGCCAGCTGGCTCTGCAGAATGATAGGGAATGGTTGGATGCTTCTGAGTGGTTAGGGGCTCAACTGGCGTATGCACTATCGCCTGATGTGGTTGGCACAATCCGGTCCTTCGGGAAGAACGCTCAGCAGAGTGCACTGGTGATTCGGGGGTTACCGATAGACCACCACTTGCCTCCAACGCCTTATAAAGGATATGAATCTCCTGAAAGCTCTCCATTGGCTAATGCAATTCATATCGGCTTGTATCATCTAGCAGGCCTTCGCCCTGTCGCTTATCAGAATGAAAATGGTGGCCAGCTGTTTCGCCATGTAGTGCCTGCTTCTGGGGGGAGGGGGCAGAGGTCTTCTCATGGCTCGAAGCTCACCTTTGGATTCCATGTCGATAATCCTGACTTACCTCTAACACCAGAGCCTCTAGGTGACTGCTCTGCTTGTCCTGAGTTTCTATCTCTCCTTGCTATGCGAAGTGACCTCAAGGTTCGGTCATCCATTGCTCTATTGGACAAGGTATTGGGCGACCTGAATGCCAATGTGATCTCACATCTTTGTGAGAGCGAATTCCTGATCTCGCGCCCGGACTCTTTTGCTGAGGGCAAAAAGACTTGTCTTCCTCTATTGGTTTTTTGTGACGCCGGAGTGGCTTTTTGTCGATACGACAAAGAAAACACTGCTCCTCTCACTTCTCGAGCTGCTGCTGCCTTGCTTATGTTCGAAGCGGCTTTGGAACGTGTTGAAAATCAGATAGCCACGGTATTTCTTCCTGGTGACCTGCTAATCATCCGTAACCAACGTACTTTGCATCGTCGCGAAGGCTATCAGCCAAGAGATGATGGGGCCGATCGATGGCTTATTCGGTTATTTGGGATGCAGTCATGGGCAAGGCTGAAATCTGTATCAAAAGAAAAGAGCCACATCGGTTTGGATTAA
- a CDS encoding PLP-dependent aminotransferase family protein, with product MGEAKYVEIAQEIESKIDIGHYAEGDKLPAHRALADELNTTPMTIAKAYGLLSEKGRIESFVGRGSFVKAKSQLKQAIQSQLDDREWNFSILQPCYAEHVETLHAHLQHSFAKLTKPALYGYIEDSGLISHKAAGMQWMHLQGVTVRSPEQVLLTNGAQHALSILIELYSKPGDYIAVDEWTYPGLLSIVSLLGRKVAGVAMDDQGMIPEALVDIYHRHKPAMVILLPSHQNPTTITLSQQRREQLAEIVQRYPLWLVEDDIYSFLNTHPTQAMTNLVPEKSFCIHSLSKAISPGLRCGYIKAPQSQIDRLSAFIRATIWLPSPLMFEVASNLIESNQAVEMAEAQRQIACRRQRVARKQFADQVFHAQDSSYHLWLQLPDGWQADSFTLTAKERGLLVSSGNYFYTGSDETSSIRLSLMAITDDAALETGLTALSSLLNAKIDKN from the coding sequence ATGGGCGAAGCCAAGTACGTAGAGATCGCTCAAGAAATTGAGTCAAAGATTGATATTGGTCATTATGCCGAAGGTGACAAATTGCCTGCTCATCGCGCACTAGCTGATGAGCTCAATACGACGCCAATGACCATTGCCAAGGCTTACGGGCTACTCTCAGAAAAGGGCCGCATCGAGTCTTTTGTTGGACGCGGCAGCTTCGTGAAGGCAAAGTCTCAGCTTAAACAGGCAATCCAGTCGCAGCTTGATGATAGGGAATGGAATTTTTCCATCCTGCAACCCTGCTATGCCGAACACGTGGAAACGCTCCATGCCCACCTACAACACAGCTTTGCGAAGCTGACCAAACCAGCACTGTACGGCTACATCGAAGATTCAGGCCTGATATCCCACAAAGCAGCAGGTATGCAATGGATGCACCTCCAAGGAGTAACGGTGCGTTCTCCTGAGCAAGTACTGCTGACCAACGGTGCACAACACGCGCTGTCGATTTTGATCGAGCTCTATAGCAAGCCTGGTGATTACATTGCCGTTGATGAGTGGACATACCCCGGTTTGCTATCCATTGTCAGCCTTCTTGGCCGCAAAGTAGCCGGGGTAGCCATGGACGACCAAGGGATGATTCCGGAAGCTTTGGTCGATATTTACCACCGCCACAAACCGGCCATGGTGATATTGCTGCCTTCTCATCAAAACCCAACCACCATCACACTGTCGCAGCAGAGACGGGAGCAGCTCGCCGAAATCGTGCAGCGCTATCCTCTATGGCTAGTAGAAGACGATATATACAGCTTTCTGAACACCCACCCCACCCAGGCAATGACCAACCTGGTGCCTGAAAAAAGTTTCTGCATTCATAGCCTATCCAAAGCAATAAGCCCAGGCCTTCGCTGTGGTTACATCAAGGCCCCTCAAAGCCAGATCGATCGGCTATCAGCGTTTATCCGTGCAACCATCTGGTTGCCATCGCCCCTGATGTTCGAAGTCGCAAGCAACCTGATTGAATCAAACCAGGCAGTTGAGATGGCCGAAGCACAACGGCAAATCGCTTGCCGTCGACAACGCGTAGCACGCAAGCAATTTGCCGATCAAGTATTCCACGCGCAAGACTCTAGCTACCACCTTTGGCTTCAGTTACCAGATGGCTGGCAGGCTGATAGCTTTACTCTGACAGCAAAAGAGCGCGGCTTACTGGTTAGCAGTGGAAACTATTTCTACACAGGAAGTGATGAGACTAGCTCAATTCGACTATCGCTTATGGCGATTACTGATGATGCCGCACTAGAAACAGGACTGACCGCATTGAGCTCTCTTCTCAATGCAAAAATAGATAAAAACTAA
- a CDS encoding AraC family transcriptional regulator yields the protein MNSAIRQIPLDTATQHHAHDYHQIVIALEGRADFDIEGLGGSIEGFSGCIVPANHMHYYAGTGNNRQLILDLPADALALTGHHHELARLFDAPRFFTLDTPLKHYLAFLTQEIGQLATDGPVPSLHQERLATTLLGSLYTRLANEAPPGHRRIDLQALDRYIDDHLSSRIKVADLAAFACLSETHFTERFRAQTGLSPWQYVIQRRLEASRHLLTRSHLPLSEIAALTGFSHQSALSRAYRQAYGHPPSQLRRHPSTKTLTTNSKLLDR from the coding sequence ATGAACAGCGCGATACGACAGATTCCTCTTGATACCGCCACCCAGCACCATGCCCACGATTACCATCAGATCGTGATTGCGCTGGAAGGCCGCGCTGACTTCGACATTGAAGGACTGGGCGGCAGTATCGAAGGTTTTTCTGGGTGTATCGTTCCCGCCAACCATATGCACTACTACGCGGGGACCGGCAATAATCGCCAGCTGATTCTTGACCTGCCGGCAGACGCCCTGGCCTTGACCGGGCATCACCATGAACTGGCCCGGTTGTTCGATGCCCCACGCTTCTTTACCTTGGACACACCACTCAAGCACTATCTTGCCTTTCTGACCCAGGAAATCGGCCAGCTCGCGACGGATGGGCCTGTGCCTTCCCTGCATCAAGAACGTCTGGCCACGACACTGCTTGGATCACTGTATACACGCCTGGCCAATGAAGCGCCTCCTGGCCATCGCCGTATCGACCTGCAGGCTCTGGACCGCTACATCGACGATCATCTTTCGAGCCGCATCAAGGTCGCCGACCTCGCCGCCTTTGCCTGCCTGAGCGAAACGCACTTTACCGAACGCTTCCGGGCCCAGACCGGCCTATCCCCTTGGCAGTACGTGATCCAGCGCCGTCTTGAGGCCTCACGCCATTTGCTCACGCGCAGCCACCTGCCTCTATCCGAAATCGCTGCCTTGACTGGCTTCTCCCATCAAAGCGCCCTGTCCCGTGCATATCGCCAGGCTTATGGCCACCCTCCCAGCCAGTTACGTCGCCATCCCAGCACCAAGACTCTGACAACCAACAGCAAACTTCTCGACAGATAA